One part of the Spiribacter salinus M19-40 genome encodes these proteins:
- the ruvA gene encoding Holliday junction branch migration protein RuvA, translated as MIGRISGTLIEKHPPWILVDTGGVGYELEAPMSTIYQLPETGQTVALRVHQGLRDEVPVLYGFLSEGERELFRALIRVNGVGPKMALAILSGISAEEFRRCVEQKDTATLTRLPGIGKKIAERLTLEMQDRVEGLAGGSGLATASAVPADATGEAHAALVALGYRPAEAQRLLQGLDDTADSSESLIRAALQKAVR; from the coding sequence ATGATCGGGCGAATCAGCGGTACCCTGATCGAAAAGCACCCGCCCTGGATCCTGGTCGACACTGGCGGCGTCGGCTATGAGCTCGAAGCCCCCATGTCGACGATCTACCAGCTACCGGAGACCGGGCAGACCGTCGCCCTGCGGGTGCATCAGGGGCTACGGGATGAAGTCCCGGTTTTATACGGTTTTCTGAGCGAGGGGGAGCGCGAGCTTTTCCGTGCCCTAATCCGAGTCAACGGCGTTGGCCCCAAAATGGCGCTGGCCATTCTCTCCGGTATCAGCGCCGAGGAATTCCGCCGCTGTGTCGAGCAAAAAGACACGGCCACACTCACGCGGCTACCCGGCATAGGCAAAAAGATCGCTGAGCGACTCACGCTTGAAATGCAGGATCGTGTGGAGGGGCTGGCCGGCGGCTCAGGCCTTGCCACGGCGAGCGCGGTGCCAGCCGACGCCACCGGCGAGGCCCATGCCGCGCTGGTCGCTCTGGGTTATCGGCCAGCCGAAGCGCAGCGACTGCTGCAAGGCCTTGATGACACCGCGGACAGCAGCGAGTCACTCATCCGGGCCGCGCTGCAAAAGGCCGTGCGCTAG
- the ruvC gene encoding crossover junction endodeoxyribonuclease RuvC, producing the protein MSGQRTARRILGIDPGSVKTGFGVIEVSGSQAIYVASGVIQAGTGAFAARLHTIFTGLTAVIAEHEATESAVEEVFVNRNVQSALKLGQARGAAICACAGGGLAVHEYSARAVKQALVGRGGADKSQVGYMVRATLGLQGTLREDAADALAVALAHTQHDRLDARIASGAAR; encoded by the coding sequence ATGTCAGGCCAGCGCACAGCGCGTCGCATCCTTGGCATCGACCCGGGCTCGGTCAAAACCGGCTTTGGCGTGATTGAGGTGAGCGGCAGCCAGGCCATTTATGTCGCAAGCGGCGTCATCCAGGCGGGCACCGGGGCCTTTGCGGCACGATTGCACACCATTTTCACCGGCCTCACGGCCGTTATCGCAGAGCATGAAGCCACGGAGTCAGCGGTTGAAGAGGTGTTTGTGAATCGAAACGTGCAATCGGCCCTGAAGCTCGGTCAGGCCCGTGGCGCCGCCATCTGCGCTTGCGCTGGCGGCGGCCTTGCGGTGCATGAATACAGCGCGCGCGCGGTCAAACAGGCGCTCGTCGGCCGAGGCGGCGCCGATAAAAGCCAGGTGGGATACATGGTGCGCGCCACGCTCGGGCTGCAAGGCACACTGCGCGAAGACGCCGCCGACGCCCTCGCCGTGGCCCTTGCGCACACCCAGCATGATCGGCTGGATGCCCGTATTGCCAGTGGAGCGGCACGATGA